One genomic region from Vibrio sp. STUT-A11 encodes:
- the iolB gene encoding 5-deoxy-glucuronate isomerase produces the protein MSNLLSKYQASPSDGCTQNITPENADWGYVGFKAYELKAGENLSLPASEVETCLVLVAGKATVVTDSATYENIGDRMCPFERKKPYAVYVTPSDNCEVKALTDIELAVCTSPSKGTYPTRLIAPENIDAEARGVGNNKRYVHNILPDYAEADTLLVVEVYTDEGCTSSFPSHKHDTANEPNETYLEETYYHRLNPEQGFVLQRVYTDDRSLDECMAAYNKDVVKAPKGYHPVATIAGYDSYYLNVMAGPSRKWLFTWEEDHNWVNGPEYAAKHD, from the coding sequence ATGTCTAATCTACTATCGAAATATCAAGCGTCTCCATCTGACGGTTGTACTCAAAACATTACCCCAGAAAATGCTGATTGGGGATATGTTGGATTTAAAGCTTATGAGTTAAAAGCAGGCGAAAACCTTTCTCTGCCAGCTTCAGAAGTAGAGACTTGCCTGGTATTGGTTGCTGGTAAGGCAACTGTGGTGACGGACTCGGCAACATACGAGAATATTGGTGATCGCATGTGTCCATTCGAGCGCAAAAAACCTTATGCAGTTTATGTGACACCAAGTGATAACTGTGAAGTGAAGGCATTGACAGATATTGAGCTGGCAGTGTGTACCTCTCCAAGTAAAGGCACTTATCCTACTCGTTTGATTGCACCAGAAAATATCGATGCTGAAGCGAGAGGCGTTGGTAACAACAAGCGCTATGTTCACAACATTCTACCTGACTATGCCGAAGCAGACACATTACTGGTTGTGGAAGTTTACACTGACGAAGGTTGTACAAGTTCATTCCCGAGCCACAAACACGACACGGCAAACGAACCAAATGAGACTTATCTTGAAGAGACGTATTATCACCGACTAAACCCAGAGCAAGGCTTCGTTCTGCAACGTGTTTATACTGATGACCGCTCATTAGACGAGTGTATGGCTGCTTATAACAAAGATGTTGTGAAGGCACCGAAAGGGTACCACCCTGTTGCGACTATTGCGGGATACGACAGCTACTATCTCAATGTTATGGCCGGCCCTTCACGTAAGTGGTTATTTACTTGGGAAGAAGACCATAACTGGGTTAATGGCCCAGAGTATGCGGCAAAACATGATTAA
- a CDS encoding methylglyoxal synthase, which translates to MDTTTRIIPASKHIALVAHDNCKAQLLKWVGAKQEQLKSHTLYATGTTGHVIQKNTDLTIISMISGPMGGDQQIGSLISQGSLDMLIFFWDPLNSVPHDPDVKALLRIASVWNIPVATNQSTADFLFASECMSGEVEIEIPDYEKYLSNRT; encoded by the coding sequence ATGGATACGACAACTCGAATCATACCTGCGAGTAAACATATCGCGTTGGTTGCGCATGATAATTGTAAGGCTCAACTCCTGAAGTGGGTTGGTGCAAAACAAGAGCAACTGAAATCTCACACACTTTATGCCACTGGTACTACGGGGCATGTGATCCAGAAGAATACCGATTTAACCATTATTAGCATGATTAGCGGTCCAATGGGCGGCGATCAGCAAATTGGAAGCCTCATATCTCAAGGGAGTCTGGATATGCTGATCTTCTTTTGGGACCCACTAAACTCGGTGCCACATGACCCTGATGTTAAGGCGTTACTTCGTATTGCCAGTGTGTGGAATATTCCTGTTGCCACAAATCAATCGACGGCGGACTTTTTGTTTGCATCTGAGTGTATGTCGGGAGAAGTGGAAATCGAAATTCCTGATTATGAAAAATATTTGAGTAACCGGACCTAG
- a CDS encoding GntP family permease, producing the protein MDVGILGILLSLVLLMYLAYRGMSVIWLAPILALVAALFSAGTYMMASYTEVFMLSAANYVKLYFPAFLLGAIFGKVMDDSGAAKSIAKVIVNKVGSNNAILAVVLAVSVLTYGGVSMFVVVFAVYPIAAQIFKDSNVPKRLIPGTIALGSFTFTMTALPGSPQIQNTIAMPFFGTTAYAAPSLGLVGAAAMFGLGMLWLKRREAIARTNGEGYGIHDESESNESEENNDIPSATIAFIPIVIVLVLNFLIVTFYFPSVDTSYLANYDTTLQKVNGMWSLIIALTTAIIVALLLFKKYMKDIRFSLNEGGESSIMPIMNTAAAVGFGNVIKSLSSFELVKEGILSIPGTPLLSFAMSTSLLAGITGSASGGLSIALDALGQVYIQKALELGISLESLHRIAAIACGGLDSLPHNGAVITLLGICGMTHRDSYKDIFVCTLAIPMVATGVVLIFASMGVV; encoded by the coding sequence GTGGACGTTGGAATATTGGGCATATTGCTGTCGTTAGTTTTGTTGATGTACCTCGCGTACCGAGGCATGTCAGTCATTTGGTTAGCACCTATTTTGGCATTAGTTGCTGCTCTGTTTTCTGCCGGAACGTACATGATGGCCAGTTATACAGAAGTCTTCATGTTAAGCGCCGCAAACTATGTAAAACTCTATTTTCCAGCCTTTTTGCTTGGTGCGATTTTTGGCAAAGTGATGGATGACTCTGGCGCTGCAAAGTCAATCGCTAAAGTCATTGTGAATAAGGTTGGGAGCAATAATGCGATCTTAGCCGTGGTGCTCGCCGTATCGGTGTTGACCTACGGCGGTGTATCGATGTTTGTGGTGGTATTTGCAGTTTACCCTATTGCCGCGCAAATATTTAAAGACAGCAATGTGCCTAAGCGCCTGATTCCTGGAACGATTGCGCTAGGTTCCTTCACATTTACCATGACCGCTTTACCAGGGTCACCACAAATCCAAAATACCATCGCGATGCCTTTTTTCGGTACCACGGCATACGCTGCACCAAGTCTTGGGTTAGTTGGCGCCGCTGCTATGTTTGGCTTGGGCATGTTATGGCTGAAACGCCGAGAAGCTATCGCCCGAACAAATGGAGAAGGTTATGGCATTCACGATGAGTCGGAAAGTAATGAAAGCGAAGAGAATAACGACATTCCTTCTGCGACCATTGCCTTTATCCCGATTGTTATCGTGCTGGTTTTAAACTTTCTGATAGTGACTTTCTATTTCCCAAGTGTCGATACCAGCTACCTTGCCAACTACGATACTACGCTGCAAAAAGTCAATGGCATGTGGAGTCTTATCATCGCGCTAACCACTGCCATTATTGTCGCACTCTTATTGTTTAAGAAATACATGAAGGACATACGCTTTTCTCTTAACGAAGGCGGTGAAAGTTCTATCATGCCGATCATGAATACCGCCGCCGCCGTTGGGTTTGGTAACGTGATCAAATCGCTCTCCTCCTTTGAATTAGTCAAAGAAGGGATACTTTCGATACCAGGAACCCCGCTTTTATCCTTTGCGATGTCGACCAGTTTACTTGCAGGTATCACAGGTTCAGCCTCCGGAGGCCTGAGTATAGCGTTGGATGCACTTGGCCAGGTTTATATTCAAAAAGCTCTGGAGTTAGGGATTAGTCTGGAGTCTTTACACCGTATTGCAGCGATAGCTTGCGGCGGATTAGATTCACTCCCTCATAATGGCGCGGTGATTACACTGCTCGGGATTTGTGGCATGACTCACCGTGATTCATACAAAGATATTTTTGTCTGTACTCTGGCGATTCCTATGGTTGCGACTGGTGTCGTGTTGATTTTCGCTTCAATGGGCGTGGTGTAA
- a CDS encoding iron-containing alcohol dehydrogenase: MSVRIVLPRIMHVGKGASLQAADVMASVGASRPLIVTDKMMVQLGYVAKVQEALNAQGIEASVFSDTIPEPTVSSIEAGVKMVREGGFDSIIAIGGGSPIDSAKAISIVGKFGGQVRDYKFPRDVSEAGLPIIAIPTTAGTGSEVTRFTVITDDLHDEKMLCSGLGFMPIAALVDYELTMSLPPRVTADCGLDALTHAIEAYVSQKANQFSDTQALIAMEKIGKSIRQAYHNPKDEAARSDMMFGATLAGVAFSNSSVALVHGMSRPIGAFFHVPHGLSNAMLLPAITEFSIPSAEQRYAECARAIGVASMSDTNAIACKKLVSELRALNTELSVPTPSQYGIDKERFFELLSTMAQQALDSGSPGNNPRVPSLEETIELYKTVWNEGE, translated from the coding sequence ATGAGCGTAAGAATCGTATTACCAAGGATTATGCATGTAGGCAAAGGTGCATCACTTCAGGCTGCGGATGTAATGGCAAGCGTAGGTGCATCTCGACCATTAATTGTCACCGATAAGATGATGGTTCAACTAGGTTATGTAGCAAAAGTTCAAGAGGCGCTAAATGCCCAGGGCATCGAGGCTTCCGTATTTTCTGATACGATTCCAGAGCCGACAGTGAGCTCAATCGAGGCAGGTGTCAAAATGGTGCGTGAAGGTGGGTTTGACTCCATTATTGCTATCGGTGGAGGAAGCCCTATCGACAGCGCCAAAGCCATCTCAATTGTCGGTAAATTTGGTGGACAAGTAAGAGATTACAAATTCCCTCGTGATGTTAGCGAAGCCGGACTTCCAATTATTGCCATTCCTACTACTGCAGGTACTGGCTCAGAGGTTACTCGCTTCACGGTGATTACAGACGATTTACATGACGAAAAAATGCTGTGTTCTGGCCTTGGATTTATGCCTATCGCTGCGCTGGTGGACTACGAACTAACCATGTCACTTCCTCCACGCGTCACTGCTGACTGTGGTTTGGATGCGCTGACACACGCTATTGAAGCGTATGTTAGTCAAAAAGCGAACCAATTCTCAGATACTCAAGCTCTGATCGCGATGGAAAAAATTGGTAAGAGTATTCGTCAGGCTTATCACAATCCAAAAGATGAGGCCGCTCGCTCTGATATGATGTTTGGTGCGACGTTGGCTGGAGTGGCATTCTCTAATTCATCAGTGGCATTAGTGCATGGCATGAGCCGACCGATTGGTGCGTTTTTTCATGTTCCTCACGGCTTATCAAACGCAATGTTGCTACCTGCTATCACCGAGTTTTCCATTCCAAGCGCTGAACAACGTTACGCAGAGTGTGCTCGCGCTATTGGTGTTGCTTCTATGTCTGACACCAATGCAATTGCATGTAAGAAGTTAGTCAGTGAACTGCGTGCACTAAATACAGAGCTATCCGTTCCTACGCCGTCTCAATATGGCATTGATAAAGAGCGTTTCTTTGAGCTTCTATCAACCATGGCGCAACAAGCACTGGATTCTGGGTCACCAGGTAATAACCCTCGCGTTCCATCTTTAGAAGAAACCATCGAGCTTTACAAAACGGTTTGGAACGAAGGCGAATAG
- a CDS encoding CoA-acylating methylmalonate-semialdehyde dehydrogenase, producing the protein METIHNYIGGSIQESQSGKFAPVFNPATGEQIRQVVLSSKSETELAIESAAKAFPTWSKMSPLKRARILFKFKELMEANMDKLAKTISTEHGKVYSDAMGELTRGLEVVEFACGIPHLQKGEHSANVGTGVDSHSLMQPLGVCAGITPFNFPAMVSMWMFPIALATGNTFVLKPSEKDPTTSLILAELLSEAGLPDGVFNVVNGDKESVDVLLTDPRVQAVSFVGSTPIAEYIYSTASAHGKRCQALGGAKNHCILMPDADLDMATNAIIGAAFGAAGERCMALSVAVVVGDETADHLIDKLRTGVDKMTIGPGIVEGKENDMGPVISQVHKEKIIGYIDSGVEQGADLLIDGRSLSVEGFENGYFVGPTLFDNVSPDMTIYKEEIFGPVLAIVRVPDFKTAIQLVNRHEYGNGTAIFTRDGETARQFSENVQAGMVGINIPIPVPMAFHSFGGWKRSVFGPLNVHGNDGVRFYTRMKTVSSRWPASDVRLEQHSSSFNMPTLG; encoded by the coding sequence ATGGAGACTATTCATAACTATATCGGTGGAAGCATTCAGGAAAGCCAAAGCGGCAAATTTGCTCCAGTTTTTAACCCAGCTACTGGTGAACAAATTCGCCAAGTCGTTCTTAGCTCAAAAAGTGAAACGGAACTGGCAATTGAATCTGCTGCTAAGGCATTTCCTACATGGTCGAAAATGTCGCCATTAAAGCGTGCTCGAATCCTATTTAAGTTCAAAGAGTTAATGGAAGCTAATATGGATAAGCTTGCCAAAACGATTTCTACTGAGCACGGAAAGGTATACTCAGATGCAATGGGCGAGCTAACTCGAGGCCTGGAAGTGGTTGAGTTTGCTTGCGGCATTCCTCATCTTCAAAAGGGTGAGCATTCAGCTAACGTGGGTACTGGTGTTGATAGCCATTCACTGATGCAACCACTAGGCGTTTGTGCGGGCATTACTCCGTTTAACTTTCCTGCGATGGTTTCAATGTGGATGTTCCCTATTGCACTTGCGACTGGTAACACATTCGTTCTAAAACCGTCAGAAAAGGATCCAACAACTTCTTTGATTCTGGCTGAGCTACTTTCTGAAGCGGGTCTTCCTGACGGCGTGTTTAATGTAGTGAATGGCGATAAAGAGTCGGTAGATGTACTACTAACGGATCCACGTGTTCAAGCGGTTAGCTTTGTTGGCTCAACACCAATTGCTGAGTACATTTACTCAACGGCATCAGCACATGGTAAACGTTGTCAGGCTTTAGGCGGCGCTAAAAACCACTGTATCTTAATGCCAGATGCAGATTTGGATATGGCAACGAACGCGATTATCGGTGCAGCATTTGGTGCGGCTGGCGAGCGTTGTATGGCTCTTTCAGTGGCTGTAGTCGTTGGTGACGAAACAGCGGATCACCTTATCGATAAACTGCGTACCGGCGTTGATAAAATGACCATTGGCCCAGGTATTGTTGAGGGCAAAGAAAACGATATGGGCCCGGTAATTTCTCAGGTTCATAAAGAGAAAATCATCGGTTACATCGACTCTGGCGTAGAGCAGGGTGCTGATCTGCTTATTGATGGTCGTTCACTAAGTGTTGAAGGTTTTGAAAATGGATACTTTGTAGGACCAACGCTATTCGATAACGTATCACCTGACATGACTATCTATAAAGAAGAGATTTTTGGCCCAGTACTTGCGATTGTTCGTGTTCCGGACTTTAAAACGGCTATCCAATTGGTTAACCGTCATGAATATGGTAATGGTACGGCAATCTTCACTCGTGATGGCGAAACGGCACGTCAGTTTAGTGAAAATGTCCAGGCTGGTATGGTAGGTATCAACATCCCAATCCCAGTACCAATGGCATTCCACAGCTTTGGTGGTTGGAAACGCTCTGTTTTCGGCCCATTAAATGTGCACGGTAATGACGGTGTTCGCTTCTACACAAGAATGAAAACCGTATCTAGCCGCTGGCCAGCAAGTGATGTTCGCCTAGAGCAACACTCAAGCTCATTTAATATGCCAACATTAGGCTAA
- a CDS encoding DUF4136 domain-containing protein has translation MWKGIMIGALVMCMTACTTVTTDVDKQANFSSYKTFDFGEQGGVPASIDARRIEQSIASQLKANGFSKVPSDGDLYVHHDIVESTEFVSSGSTVSFGYGWNSFGVVTSSPERYRERKYGNLVVELVDMNANQVVWKGISSRKLTATMDSERRERLVAEEIAKMFENFPYGAK, from the coding sequence ATGTGGAAAGGGATCATGATAGGTGCATTGGTGATGTGTATGACCGCGTGTACTACAGTAACAACGGATGTCGACAAGCAAGCAAACTTTTCATCGTATAAAACATTCGATTTCGGAGAGCAGGGGGGTGTGCCCGCCAGCATTGATGCCAGGCGCATAGAACAGAGTATTGCCTCACAGCTCAAAGCAAATGGCTTTTCAAAAGTCCCGAGTGATGGTGATCTTTATGTTCATCATGATATTGTTGAAAGTACAGAATTTGTCTCGTCAGGATCGACCGTTAGTTTTGGGTACGGGTGGAACAGTTTTGGCGTTGTTACTTCCAGTCCAGAACGTTATAGAGAGCGGAAATACGGTAATTTGGTTGTTGAACTAGTGGATATGAATGCAAACCAAGTTGTTTGGAAAGGGATATCCAGCCGCAAATTAACTGCAACAATGGACAGCGAAAGGAGGGAACGCTTAGTGGCAGAAGAAATCGCGAAAATGTTTGAAAACTTCCCTTACGGCGCCAAATAG
- a CDS encoding murein L,D-transpeptidase catalytic domain family protein, which yields MKKSFLLLIWTFFSVSPFAFAKDSDGKARVENQISQQVRKTYKDAKLEGVIDFKLFNDAYLAYKKTKKRKKPVLTIIDYSKPSTDKRFYVVDIDRKKLIYNTYVSHGVNSGKKTATKFSNIVNSRKTSLGTFLTDTTYYGSNGYSLRLDGLTSGLNDKARERYIVVHGAKYANPSFIKKNGYLGRSWGCPALPENLSREIIDTIKGGSVIYASA from the coding sequence ATGAAAAAATCATTTTTATTGTTGATATGGACGTTTTTCTCTGTTTCTCCTTTTGCTTTCGCCAAAGATTCGGACGGCAAAGCTCGAGTAGAGAATCAGATTTCTCAACAAGTTAGAAAAACATATAAAGACGCCAAACTAGAAGGCGTTATCGACTTTAAGCTATTTAACGATGCCTACTTAGCTTACAAGAAGACCAAAAAAAGAAAGAAGCCAGTACTTACAATCATTGACTACAGTAAACCGTCAACAGACAAGCGCTTTTATGTGGTTGATATAGATAGAAAGAAGCTGATCTACAATACCTATGTTTCACATGGTGTGAACAGTGGAAAGAAAACCGCGACGAAGTTCTCAAATATTGTGAACTCTCGGAAAACGTCTTTAGGTACGTTTTTAACCGATACGACCTACTACGGGTCAAATGGCTATTCTCTCCGCTTAGATGGTCTGACTTCTGGACTCAACGATAAAGCTCGCGAGCGCTACATCGTCGTACATGGCGCGAAATATGCGAATCCTTCTTTTATCAAAAAGAACGGCTATTTAGGACGTAGCTGGGGTTGTCCGGCTCTGCCAGAAAACCTGTCTCGAGAAATCATCGATACGATTAAAGGCGGCAGCGTCATCTACGCAAGCGCATAA
- a CDS encoding EAL domain-containing protein, with protein MKLSRRVILLVTPVILLSAVVSSYIIYSIQKVTLIKREDSYIQLQMEKLAGQFRQANIFLHSYAYTLGKSDVLQDYLINHDNPYRERVLFNRLEETADVLSHGYHGDTNMAILNGNQNLLYYVENQYFESSATIDPKVAEYISDSFSKHGDYSRTGFIYNSSGQSILIQYDLIDKRTGEHPLSFDPTNTFFVIVTVSLEAFSEIKHEIEFDTHSIITFSDVPIYLDVPLAQTIQLLPHFFAILSPAEYLMWNKIDKVWLELALSFGIAAFCTIALIVLVLYRHVLRPVSRLDKQLQELETNQRDNIEKLDTNDEIGRLSSRFFDMYEELNTIYKKTKRLAETDQLTQLANRNRFHELVTQELDSPSAYMWVIYVDLDNFKYVNDKYGHELGDTLLKVFSTHIKNVCQKITHQYNSPCFGARLSGDEFAILLSSDEHINNLPDILATELLKPISTLSHSWPSSFPITASVGVARYPEDGADITKLLSNADAAMYQAKRAGKNQYSYYSADLNIESQRRNQVERALRKADVEEEFRLVFQPYLSRYNNEIEGLEVLLRWDAEGIGAIPPAEFIPIAEQTGLFDKIDRWVFSNAASQYHQLREVFDKDIILSINLSSAELNSLEMAEYIHTYTTKYDVDPQFIELEITETFASNQRGTALLDKLSKLGYRLAIDDFGSGYTSLTQLVQFPVQKIKFDREFLLTLMGTNNGHVIKPIIDLCHAQNKTVTAEGIEHDAIHQWLSDYQCDFMQGYLFGKPMNLEQLKIWWESSNHSLFNRKKQT; from the coding sequence ATGAAATTAAGCAGAAGAGTGATTTTGCTCGTAACACCTGTCATCTTATTAAGTGCGGTGGTCTCAAGTTACATTATCTATAGCATCCAGAAAGTCACACTCATTAAGCGGGAAGATAGTTATATTCAATTGCAAATGGAGAAGCTGGCGGGACAATTCCGCCAAGCGAATATTTTTCTTCATAGCTACGCTTATACTTTAGGTAAAAGTGACGTTCTACAAGATTATTTAATTAATCACGATAACCCTTACCGTGAGCGAGTTTTGTTTAATCGCTTGGAAGAAACAGCGGATGTATTAAGCCATGGCTATCATGGCGATACCAATATGGCTATCCTCAATGGCAATCAAAACCTGCTCTATTACGTAGAAAACCAATATTTTGAATCTTCAGCGACCATCGATCCTAAAGTAGCGGAATACATTTCAGACAGTTTTTCAAAACACGGCGATTACAGCCGCACAGGTTTTATTTATAACTCCAGTGGTCAAAGTATTCTGATCCAATACGATTTGATTGATAAACGTACCGGTGAACACCCATTAAGTTTCGATCCTACTAATACTTTTTTTGTGATCGTAACGGTATCTTTGGAAGCATTTAGTGAAATTAAACACGAGATCGAATTTGATACACACAGCATCATTACTTTTTCTGATGTACCAATATACCTGGATGTCCCTCTAGCTCAAACGATACAGTTGCTCCCTCATTTTTTTGCCATACTCTCACCTGCTGAGTATCTGATGTGGAATAAAATCGACAAAGTTTGGCTAGAGTTAGCACTTTCATTTGGGATCGCTGCATTTTGTACAATTGCATTGATCGTTTTGGTTCTGTATCGACATGTATTACGCCCTGTTTCTAGACTCGACAAACAACTCCAAGAACTGGAAACAAATCAGAGAGATAATATTGAAAAACTAGATACCAATGACGAGATTGGGAGACTGTCTTCTCGCTTCTTCGATATGTATGAAGAGCTAAACACCATCTACAAAAAAACCAAGCGGTTGGCAGAGACGGATCAATTGACACAGCTCGCGAACCGAAATCGGTTCCATGAGCTGGTCACTCAAGAGCTCGACTCCCCTTCTGCGTATATGTGGGTTATTTATGTTGACTTGGATAACTTCAAATATGTCAATGACAAATATGGGCATGAATTGGGAGATACTCTTTTAAAGGTATTTTCAACTCACATCAAGAACGTGTGTCAGAAGATAACTCATCAATATAACAGCCCTTGTTTTGGTGCGCGCCTTTCGGGTGATGAGTTCGCCATTCTACTTAGCTCTGATGAGCACATAAACAATCTCCCAGACATACTCGCAACAGAACTACTCAAACCTATCAGTACTTTGAGCCATTCGTGGCCAAGTTCCTTCCCTATTACCGCCAGTGTGGGAGTGGCACGTTACCCAGAAGACGGGGCAGACATTACGAAGCTTTTATCTAATGCTGATGCCGCAATGTACCAAGCGAAACGTGCTGGAAAAAATCAATATTCCTATTACTCTGCTGACTTAAACATCGAGTCACAAAGGCGAAACCAAGTTGAACGTGCATTAAGAAAGGCCGATGTAGAAGAGGAGTTTCGACTCGTGTTTCAACCCTATCTAAGCCGTTACAACAATGAAATTGAAGGCTTAGAAGTATTGTTGCGGTGGGATGCAGAAGGTATAGGGGCAATACCTCCTGCAGAGTTTATCCCTATCGCAGAGCAAACTGGTCTGTTCGACAAGATTGACCGTTGGGTGTTCTCTAATGCAGCATCGCAATACCATCAGTTGAGAGAAGTTTTTGATAAAGACATCATTCTATCGATCAACTTATCCTCCGCAGAGTTAAACTCTCTGGAGATGGCTGAGTATATACACACATATACAACTAAATACGATGTTGACCCTCAATTTATTGAGCTTGAAATCACAGAGACTTTCGCTTCAAACCAACGCGGAACAGCCTTGCTAGATAAACTTTCTAAGCTCGGTTACCGGCTTGCAATCGATGACTTCGGCTCAGGCTATACATCACTTACCCAGCTTGTTCAATTCCCTGTTCAAAAGATTAAATTTGACCGCGAGTTTCTACTCACGTTGATGGGAACCAATAATGGACACGTAATCAAACCCATTATTGACTTGTGCCACGCCCAGAATAAAACCGTTACTGCAGAGGGCATTGAACACGATGCGATACACCAATGGTTGTCGGACTACCAATGCGACTTTATGCAAGGCTATCTTTTTGGAAAACCCATGAATCTCGAGCAACTGAAAATATGGTGGGAGTCATCCAACCACTCGTTGTTCAATCGAAAGAAGCAAACTTAG
- the rbsD gene encoding D-ribose pyranase, whose translation MKKSTLIHSDISYLVATLGHTDEITICDAGLPIPERVQRIDLALTHGVPSFIDTVRVMLSESQIEGVIFAEEFCNVSPELHKAVIEELSQEQERTGKSIEVSYVSHEAFKARTEQSRAVIRTGECTPYANVIFQAGVVF comes from the coding sequence ATGAAAAAAAGTACCCTTATACACTCAGATATTTCTTACTTGGTGGCGACATTGGGGCATACCGATGAAATCACCATTTGTGATGCTGGTCTGCCAATCCCTGAACGTGTGCAACGAATCGACTTAGCGCTTACTCATGGGGTACCAAGTTTTATTGATACCGTTCGTGTGATGTTGTCGGAATCACAGATTGAAGGGGTCATCTTTGCAGAAGAGTTTTGCAACGTGAGTCCTGAGCTTCACAAAGCAGTGATCGAAGAGTTAAGTCAGGAACAAGAGCGAACAGGAAAATCGATCGAAGTCAGCTATGTATCGCACGAAGCGTTTAAAGCTCGCACGGAACAAAGCAGAGCAGTGATTCGCACGGGTGAATGTACACCTTATGCGAACGTTATCTTCCAAGCTGGCGTAGTTTTTTAA